One window of Bacillota bacterium genomic DNA carries:
- the trkA gene encoding Trk system potassium transporter TrkA, translated as MRAIIVGAGKVGFNIAQILSREGHDVVIIEKEEERQKIIQEHLDIQTICGSGSSCDILEEAGVREADMFIAVTEVDEINMVACLLAKQYGVPKTIARVRNPEYVEKNQQILFSKIGIDLIINPERVTAFEIAQLLENPEAKDVEFFANGTIQLSELKVEEGFPVVGKKIRQLKAPGQFLVVAIIRNGRLIVPGGDDTIQPADLVFLIARTKDMARLEKLFIHERTKIENVVILGGGRIGYYLAQLLEKKNFSVKVIEKDHKKCKTLASRLKRTLIINGDGTDTDLLLEENIGQADAFVAVTGDDKLNVLVSLMAKNLGAKKTFVQVRRSDLIPILEHVNIDTVISPRILTAGAILRFIRRGEVASVTVLGDSRAEMIELTVPSSASVVNRTLKEINLPKGALIGAIVRKEQIIIPGGDDFLYPGDRVTVFTIPENVPKIEACFEAKRGILK; from the coding sequence ATGAGAGCGATTATTGTTGGGGCGGGAAAAGTTGGATTCAACATTGCCCAAATATTGTCACGCGAAGGTCACGATGTCGTCATAATTGAAAAAGAAGAAGAACGACAAAAAATCATCCAGGAGCACCTGGACATCCAAACAATTTGTGGCAGTGGTTCTAGTTGTGATATTCTCGAAGAGGCTGGCGTCCGAGAAGCAGACATGTTCATTGCGGTGACAGAGGTGGATGAAATAAATATGGTAGCCTGCCTTTTAGCGAAGCAGTATGGTGTTCCCAAGACAATTGCGCGAGTAAGAAACCCGGAGTATGTAGAAAAAAATCAGCAAATTTTATTCTCGAAAATAGGTATTGACTTGATCATCAACCCCGAAAGAGTTACCGCCTTTGAAATTGCCCAACTGTTGGAGAATCCAGAGGCCAAAGATGTTGAATTTTTTGCTAACGGGACGATCCAATTGTCTGAGCTGAAAGTTGAAGAAGGTTTTCCCGTGGTGGGGAAGAAAATTCGCCAACTGAAGGCGCCCGGCCAGTTCCTGGTTGTGGCCATAATTCGCAATGGGCGTTTAATTGTACCAGGTGGAGATGATACCATTCAGCCAGCTGATTTGGTGTTTCTCATTGCTCGAACTAAAGATATGGCACGGCTTGAAAAACTCTTTATCCATGAGCGAACAAAAATCGAGAATGTGGTCATCTTGGGAGGAGGACGCATTGGTTATTACCTGGCCCAATTGTTGGAAAAGAAAAACTTCTCTGTCAAGGTGATTGAGAAAGACCATAAGAAGTGCAAGACCTTGGCCAGCCGGCTTAAGCGAACTTTGATTATTAACGGGGATGGAACCGATACCGATCTATTGTTAGAGGAGAACATTGGCCAGGCTGATGCTTTTGTGGCGGTTACGGGAGATGACAAACTTAACGTGTTGGTTTCCCTGATGGCCAAGAACCTGGGGGCAAAGAAGACTTTTGTCCAGGTCCGACGCTCTGACTTGATCCCTATTCTGGAGCATGTCAATATCGATACGGTAATTAGTCCAAGGATTCTGACAGCCGGCGCCATCTTACGTTTTATCAGGCGGGGGGAAGTGGCTTCTGTGACAGTCCTTGGCGATAGCAGGGCGGAGATGATTGAACTAACTGTTCCATCAAGTGCTTCTGTCGTGAATCGGACCCTGAAAGAAATCAATTTACCCAAAGGTGCCTTAATCGGTGCCATAGTACGCAAAGAACAGATTATTATCCCCGGCGGAGATGATTTTTTATATCCCGGCGATCGGGTGACGGTATTTACTATTCCAGAAAACGTTCCTAAAATCGAAGCCTGTTTTGAAGCAAAGCGAGGGATTCTAAAATGA
- a CDS encoding TrkH family potassium uptake protein: MNISLVINLIGKSLIFLGLTMIFPLFWAIYYQGPDQFALLFSIVITLTSGLVVCYVVPAKGDIRYREGFAIVTFGWLLASAYGGLPYLLSGACRSFPDAFFESMSGFTTTGASVITDVEALPKGVLFWRSLTHWLGGMGIIVFLVALLSHLGVGANQMFRAEVPGPVAEKIRPRISETAKILWFTYLIMTVVQTGLLWFLGMPLFDALCHTFGTLATGGFSTKNASIGFYDSAAIQWVIIIFMFLSGVNFALYYQALRGRSLKTFWINEEFRFYLVIVLVATALTAYNIRPLIGEGEALVRTAAFQVASIITTTGFATVDFNLWPSMSQAVLVSLMFIGACSGSTGGAIKVGRILILLRQGALEMKRLIHPRAVFALKIEGKSLSEDLVINVLQFFFLYLTIVGVFTIVMTATGLDLITAFTSVAATFGNVGPGLGLVGPASNYSMISGTGKLLLSFLMLLGRLEIYTVLVLFSLSFWKR; this comes from the coding sequence ATGAATATTAGTCTCGTGATTAATTTGATCGGGAAATCTTTGATATTCCTAGGGTTGACCATGATCTTTCCGTTGTTCTGGGCCATTTACTATCAAGGGCCGGATCAGTTTGCTTTGCTGTTTTCAATTGTGATTACTCTGACCAGTGGTTTGGTTGTTTGCTATGTGGTGCCTGCCAAAGGGGATATTCGATATCGTGAGGGCTTTGCTATAGTTACTTTTGGGTGGTTGCTTGCTTCTGCTTATGGCGGATTGCCTTACCTGTTGTCGGGAGCTTGCCGTAGTTTTCCCGACGCTTTTTTTGAGTCAATGTCAGGTTTTACGACAACCGGCGCGAGTGTTATAACTGATGTTGAAGCTCTACCGAAAGGAGTTTTGTTTTGGCGAAGTTTAACTCATTGGCTTGGTGGAATGGGGATCATCGTGTTTTTAGTGGCGCTTTTATCACACCTGGGGGTTGGCGCGAACCAGATGTTCCGGGCCGAAGTTCCTGGACCAGTAGCGGAAAAAATCAGGCCCAGGATCAGTGAGACAGCGAAGATTTTGTGGTTTACCTATCTCATTATGACGGTGGTCCAAACTGGACTGTTGTGGTTTCTGGGGATGCCTTTATTTGATGCACTGTGTCATACTTTTGGGACTTTAGCCACTGGTGGATTTAGCACCAAGAATGCCAGTATTGGCTTTTACGATAGTGCGGCAATCCAGTGGGTGATCATCATTTTCATGTTTTTGTCCGGAGTTAACTTCGCGCTTTACTACCAGGCTTTAAGGGGCCGAAGCCTGAAGACGTTTTGGATTAATGAAGAGTTTCGTTTCTATCTTGTAATTGTTTTGGTTGCTACGGCCCTGACTGCTTATAACATTCGTCCTTTGATTGGTGAAGGCGAAGCCCTGGTGCGAACGGCGGCTTTTCAGGTGGCCTCGATTATTACCACTACCGGTTTTGCTACTGTCGACTTTAACCTCTGGCCATCGATGTCTCAGGCGGTTTTAGTTAGTCTAATGTTTATTGGGGCCTGTTCTGGTTCGACCGGTGGAGCAATTAAGGTTGGCCGGATCTTAATTCTTTTGCGGCAAGGAGCCCTGGAGATGAAACGCTTAATTCATCCCCGGGCTGTATTTGCGCTCAAGATTGAGGGGAAGAGTTTATCTGAAGACTTGGTGATCAATGTTTTGCAATTTTTCTTTTTATATCTGACTATTGTTGGTGTGTTTACAATTGTTATGACGGCAACGGGCTTGGATTTGATTACCGCTTTTACCTCTGTAGCGGCCACTTTTGGCAACGTGGGTCCTGGTTTGGGATTGGTCGGACCCGCGAGTAACTATTCAATGATCTCCGGTACTGGTAAGCTGCTGCTTAGCTTCCTCATGCTGCTTGGCCGCTTGGAAATTTATACAGTACTGGTTCTGTTTTCGCTGAGCTTTTGGAAAAGATAA